The sequence AAACCACTACTGACCGCAAGAAAGGCGAGGGTCTGCAGCAGAAGCAACAAGACGCCCAGCGCTGAAAAGGCTGTGATCCTGATCTTGGCCTTGATCAACATGGTGAGCAACAGGAATACCGTTGCTTTTAAGCCAAGAATCGTTGCCGCTGAAAAGGGGCAGAGCGGGTTGATCAACATGGGTCGCTCCGGAGTAGGGACATGCTGGTGCAGCTTCCCTAGGAATGCGAGCACTCAATCACTCTGCATCACTTCTGCGGCAACGAAGCCACACTGAACACCGTGATGGACAGCTCAGGCATGAATCACTGCTGGCAGCCGCCCCCTGCTTGCGGTGCTAAGGTGAAGGGACACACCATGGATCCAACTACCTGCTTTCAGAACAGGAGTTCGGATAGTCCGGCTGAAATACTCGGAGCATCAGGCTTTCTGGCCTAATCACATTCGCTTTTTTGCGGCTGTGGTCCGACAATTCGGTCCACTCAACAGCGTGGACGTGCGGCACTGGTTGACGCGCTCCACGGCTCCAACGTGTTGGCCTTGCAAGGCTTCATCAGACGCGTCAGGGAACAAGTGTGTTTTTTGTCCATTACATAGGCAGTTCATTCACGATTCATCCAATCCTGTGTCAATTCTTGGCTCGATCAATGCTCAATGGCTGCATTCATCCCGGCTCTGGGCTAAATCAGCTCACCTAGAGGCGTGCGGGAGTCGAGCAACAACCACAACTCCAAACTTGATATCAGATCTGTTTCATCATTCACTGAAGATTCACCTACAAATGCCCAGTCAGTCCAATCCATCTATCGTCATTTCCAGCCTGCCAAGGTGCCTTGATCCCAGTCGTGATGACCTGTGGTCAGCCCAGGCAAAGCGTTACTGGCGGCAAGTGTCTGCTTCTGAACAGCCTTCTGCACCAGTGGTCTCTGACCATCTGTTGCGGTAGCAGGCTGTTTTCTGCTTGGAGGCAAGCCATCCATCAATCTCTTGTTCAAGGCCTCCATACTTGCTGCAGCCATCGATCAATCAACACGCGATTGATCCCCACCCTCCACATCTAAGGGTGATTCAGGTGTCCAGGCTCGCCGAGCAGAGGAAAGCGAGTTGAGCAGTTTTCATTCCTGATGCTTTGGTAAGGAGTCAGAGCCTCAGTTGCTGCGCTTGAGGGCCTGGCAATCCGTCCAAGATGTCATTCAAACGCGCAAGCAGGTGCATTTTTCTGCTGCCAGAGAATATTGCCTACCCCTGGGGCCCTGTCTCTGAAGGGTATTGGCCGATTTTTTTCATGGCATTTTCTGCTCAGCAGTGCCATAACTGAAATGTGCTCGTTCGTCTAGAGGGATTCGAACCAGGCCAACCGTGTCGCCTGCGTGCCGGGGAAATGAATGCATCAACTGTGCGGAGGCGACTTGACCGAATACACCTTTGATCCTGTCGATCAGGAAGTGATCGTCGAGATTTCTTTAACAGAGCTGTATCAAGTACAAACAGAAGCTCGCAATGCTCTTGGGGGCATCTGGAATTTGCAGCATGAAAAATGGTGCGTGGATCGCCACCGATCTCTCTTTCACTGCACAACCCAAGAAGCGAATCGTATGCATCGAGGCATTCGATACAGGTCATGGCAAAAACTTTCTATTTTGAGCTCAAATTAGCAAGAAGTTATGAGCATCTTCATTCAAACAAAGCTGACCCTAGAGCGCCAACCGTTCAATGATTGCCTTGATGAGAATTAAGGCACAGCTTAGTAATCGTCTCCGTACTTCACTGAAGATGAAGCATCCATGAGTTCAACAGTGGTCTGGTAACCGCTCTGAACAGTGACCTCGTGCTGGATTGCAACGTCCTGCAGCGCCTCAACATCCAATTTGGGCGCAGTGATCCAACTAAATCCCTTCCCAAAGGTGTTGTCAGGGTTCACGACATACCAATGGCAGGCAGTGTCCGGGACAGCCACCGAGCACTTAGTCCAGTCGTTGTCCCACTGGGGAACCTGAACAAACGACAGAGCCGCAAACAGAAAGCTCAACATTCCCGCAAACATTGGCTTTCTTGGCATGGCCCATGACCCTAGCAGCCATCTCCGGGCACCAATGCCCCCCAGCACTGATCAGTCGAGGCCGAAGGGAGACGTGAAGCCATGGGTCGTTCGGTCTTGATTGGCAGCGGTCCATAGTGCGTGCATGGAACATCCGAACGCACATCAACTCCGATCACTTCGCCTTGATGCGCTTGCTCGCGATCACCGTGTCGTCTCCGACTTGAACGACGGGATTGCCAATGGGCCCGATGCGCTGGTGATGGAACTGATGGACAACCATGGCTGGCCGGCCCATGAGGCCCTTGATGCAGTGCAGCGGCTTCAGGAAAAAGCCCTTCGCGGCACCTCTCAACAGACGGCTGCTTGAGTCGTCCTGATCGATTGGCTCTGTTTTTTTGTCTGAAGTTGAGCCATAACCAAGACGTGTCACGCAGACACCAATGGAAGCCGGGGAGGTCACCGGCTTTTTTCATGCCTGAAGCCTGCCCAGCGAAGCAGCGACTTTCGCCCAGATCAATGCCCTAGAGAGGGTCTGGCGTAATGCCAGAAGCTTCCGCTGGACTGATTAAAGGGGCCTCCCAGCCCCCATGGATCATTTGGTTGATAAGGCTGATCTAACCCCATCTCCCTTAATTAGGGTCAGGCAGCCACAGGGGCGGTCTGACGGGAGAAACGAACGATGTTGTTCGCTGTTACGGGTTCGCTCTTACCGAGCAGGCTTCAGTCACCCTCCTCATGCCCCGTCGAAACCATTGCAGCCCCATGAAGTGGAGCTGAGCGGAATCGAACCGCTGTCCGAAACACTGGTGTGAGCCACCTAGTCCGGTCAAGACCGGACCCCTTCATTCTGCAGGGTCAACGCACAATGAGAGTGACCTCCTTGCGGGAGGGAAACCGACCGCGTTGATCGATGTCATGACAGAAGCCTGGCACCGGCAAACCAATCGCCGCCGCGGTGTGATTCAAGGGATTGCGGTGCTGCCCCAAGGCCTGGAGGAGATCGGGGCGGAAGAGCTGGTCAACCTCGGGGCCAAGCAGGTTCAGCCCCTGCGTCGCGCCGCGGCCTTCGAAGCCGATATGGCCTGCCTCTATCGGCTCCATCTGCAGTGCCGCTACCCCTTTCGCTTCCTGAGGGAGGTCGCGCGGTTCCCCTGCCATGACCGCGAATCGCTCTACTTCGGCATCCAGAACGCCCTCGAATGGGAACGCTGGCTGCATCCCTCTATGAGTTTCCGCGTCGATGTCAGCGGCAGCAACCCCGGACTCAGCCACAGCCACTACACGGCCCTACAGGTCAAGAACGCCGTGGTTGATCTGCAGCGCAATCTCTGGGGCGAGCGCTCCTCCATCGATCTCGACGAACCCGACCTCTCCCTCCATGTCCACCTCAGCCGCCAGGAAGCACGGCTCAGCCTCGATGGCTCAGGCGGCAGCCTGCATCGCCGGGGGTACCGCAGCGCCATGGGCCTGGCCCCTCTCAAGGAAAATCTGGCCGCGGGCCTGGTCCGCCTGAGCGGCTGGGATGGATCCATCCCCCTCGTGGACCCACTCTGCGGTTCTGGAACGCTCTTGATCGAAGCCGCCAGCTGGGCCCTCTCCCAAGCCCCCGGGCTCCATCGCTCCTTTGCCCTCGAGGGCTGGGCTGACTTCAATGCCGAGCTCTGGGAGGAAGAGCAGCGCCGGGCCCAAGCCCGCGAACAACCGACCAGAACGCTGCCGATCCTGCTGGGCTGCGAACAGAACCCCGACGTGGTGGAGCAAGCCCGCCATAACGTCCAGGCCGCAGGACTTAGCGGAGCCATCACCATCCAGGCTGGCGATTTTCGCGCGCTGGAACTGCCAAGCGGCCCGGGAGTTCTGGTCTGCAACCCGCCCTATGGCGAGCGGATCGGCGAACGCGATGAACTCGAGCAGCTGTACTCGGATCTGGGGGCCATGGTGAAAGAGCGCTGCAGCGGCTGGAGCCTCTGGCTCCTGAGCGGCAACCCGGAACTCACTGGAGCCCTGCGGATGAAAGCCAGCCGGCGGGTTCCCGTGAGCAATGGCGGCATTGATTGCCGCTGGCTCCACTACGAAATCCGTTAGTGCCCGGCTTAGGGTTGCAGCATGAGCCATTGGATCACCCCCCTGCTGGCGAGTAGCCAGGGGTTAATGACAGTTCCCCTTGAGATTCAACTGCTGTTTATCGGAGCGGTTTATCTCGGGACACTGATCATCAGTCGCTTCTCGATTCGCATTGGCCTACCCGCTGTGCTTGGGGTTCTGTTCTTAGGCCTGCTGGTCCATATTCATGCCTTGGATGTTGCGACAGAGGAAGTGGAGCGACTTCAAACCTTCTCCCTTGCCCTGCTGCTCTTTTATGCCGGCCTCAAAACAGACACCCAAGCGATTCGTGGCTTCCTGAAGTACGGACTCGCCCTCGCCATTGCCGGGGTTGCCATCTCCACCCTGGTTCTGGGTGCTGCCATCGTCTGGCTGACCTCCCAAAGCGGCAGCGCCATCACCCCAGGGCTCGGCAACGCCATCCCGCTTGGGGCCGCCCTTCTGGTGGCCGCCTGCCTGGGCTCGACCGATGCCGGCGCGACCCTCGGAGTCTTGCGCCAGGTCAAACGCCAAGTCCCTCAAAAAGTGCAGGACCTGCTGGAATTCGAATCGTCGGTGAACGACCCTTCGGCACTGATTCTGTTCAGCATTGCCGCGAGTCTCTTCACCGTTGGTTCGCAAGGCCAAGCCCTTCCTGAAGTGATCATCGGTGGCTTCTCCAGCCTGCTGCAAAAGATGGGCTCGGGGGTCTTGGTGGGATTGGGCTTCGGTTACATCGCCCGATTGATGATTAACCGTTTAGTGGTCGATCGCGAGCAACTGCTCATTGTGGCGATCTCCATCGCCTTTATGGATTACGGCTGCACCCAAATCCTCGGCGGATCAGGTTTTGTAGCGGTCTACATCACGGGTTTGTTGATGACCAATGAGCACTACCAAAAGCCCGAGATCAATCACCAAACGATTCAAGACGTGCTGCTGCCGTTCAACACCATGACGGAGATCAGCATCTTTTTCATCTTTGGCCTACTGGTGGACCCCAACCAGTTACTCCCAGCCTTACCGGCTGGCCTGGCCACCGCTGCAGTCTTGATGCTCGTCGCCCGCCCCTTGAGCGTCCTGGTCTTTCAACGGCTTTCGCCCTTCAGCGTCAAGGAGTCCCTGTTGATTGCCTGGTGCGGCCTGCGCGGGGCGGTGCCCTTGGCGCTCTCCTTCAACGTCATGGCGGCCATCCCGATGCTGCGCGGGGTGCCTAGCGATACAAGTGCCGCTCTGCTGGCTCAGAACTGCCAGGCCATCGTTTTCATCACGGTGATGCTCAACCTCAGTCTGCAGGGACTCTCCCTGCCGAGCCTCTGCCGCTGGCTCAGCGACCCACCAACGCCCGTGTCGTCTTCGTGAGACCCGCCAAGGTTTCCGGCAGATAGGGGCCCTTGGTCATCAGCCCGCCAATCCGCAGGAAGAGCGCACTCAGCAGCAAGTTGATCCCCATCAGGCCCAGGGCGGCCTGAATCCAACTCCAGCCCCGGCTCTGATGCAGCCAGATCAGCAACGCCACATCGGCTGCCAACCAGGCCATCAACAACGCCGAGAGGCCAGCCATCAGCAAGACGACGCCGCCAATCAGGCGGCGCTTCTCGCGATCGGCTTCCTTGAGCGCAATGCGGACATGCAGGTCCATCACCGAGGCCACCAGCCCCGTAATGCGGGAGGCCGCCTTCAGGGGAACCCCACGCCGCGGTGGATCTTGCGGAGAGGAGGAGTCGGAACTGGTCATGAAGAACGGCGACCGGAGAGCAACAGACCCAGCAGCAGCCCCACTCCAGCAGCCAATCCCAGTGCCATCAAGGGGCGTTCACGCACGGGTTTTTCGATGCGCGGCCGCAAGTTGGCATTCAGGTCATCGAGTAAGTGCTCGAGCTGCTCCTCCAAGGGCCGCAGGGAATCAGCCCATTGCTGGGCCTGGTCCTCACCAAGCGTCAGCAGATCCAAGAGCTGAACCTTCACACCGTCACTGGTGCGTCCCGTTTGGCGAGCAATGACCTCCACCACGGTGTCCAGGCTGCCGCGCGTGGCCTCCAGGGTGTGGCGGGCCACCTCCGGCCATTCCTGCTGAATCGTCGGCAGAAACTGCTCGAAATGCTCCCGGAACAGGGACGCCACCGGCGAAAGGGGCTCGTTTTCAGGCGCCTCTTCCGGCTCGATCTTGGCCCGCCAGGGCTGCTCCTGCACGGGCTCCTGGGGGACACCGTTGCTGGTCGTGCCTGAGTCCATGGGGCCGTGGGACAGCCACCACACCGTAGTGACCATGCCTTGAAATCGACAGAGGGTCGGCTACCTTTCTGGTGCTCGACGCTCGGGCCTGTTGGTTCACATCAATCAGGTAGAGCTGACCCACTTCAAGTCCTTTGGCGGATCGATGTCGATCCCACTGGACGAGGGCTTCACCGTGGTCACCGGCCCCAACGGTTCGGGCAAAAGCAACATTCTTGACGGGGTTCTCTTCTGCCTGGGTCTCGCCAGCAGCCGCGGCATGCGGGCTGAGCGACTGCCCGACCTGGTCAACAGCTCCAAGCTGAAACAGGGCAAGGCCGCCGAAACGGTGGTCTCGGTCCGCTTTGACCTCAGCGACTGGCAGCCCGATGAAGCTGAACAGGGCCTCGAGGCATCGGAGGAAGGCCCCTGGATCAAACCCGGGCAAACCGAATGGACGGTGACCCGAAGGCTGCGCATCGCCCCGGGCGGGACCTACGCGAGCACCTACAGCGCCGACGGCATCCCCTGCAATCTCCAGCAGCTCCAAACCCAGCTCAGACGTCTACGGGTCGACCCCGAGGGCAGCAACGTCGTGATGCAGGGCGACGTGACCCGCATCGTCTCGATGAGTTCCCGCGACCGCCGCGGAATCATCGATGAGCTGGCTGGGGTGGCGCTGTTTGACTCCCGCATCGAACAGACCCGCTCCAAGCTCTCCGATGTGCAGGAGCGGGAGGAGCGCTGCGCCATCGTCCAGCAGGAACTGCTGGTCTCCCGCCAAAAGCTTGA is a genomic window of Synechococcus sp. A10-1-5-1 containing:
- a CDS encoding cation:proton antiporter gives rise to the protein MSHWITPLLASSQGLMTVPLEIQLLFIGAVYLGTLIISRFSIRIGLPAVLGVLFLGLLVHIHALDVATEEVERLQTFSLALLLFYAGLKTDTQAIRGFLKYGLALAIAGVAISTLVLGAAIVWLTSQSGSAITPGLGNAIPLGAALLVAACLGSTDAGATLGVLRQVKRQVPQKVQDLLEFESSVNDPSALILFSIAASLFTVGSQGQALPEVIIGGFSSLLQKMGSGVLVGLGFGYIARLMINRLVVDREQLLIVAISIAFMDYGCTQILGGSGFVAVYITGLLMTNEHYQKPEINHQTIQDVLLPFNTMTEISIFFIFGLLVDPNQLLPALPAGLATAAVLMLVARPLSVLVFQRLSPFSVKESLLIAWCGLRGAVPLALSFNVMAAIPMLRGVPSDTSAALLAQNCQAIVFITVMLNLSLQGLSLPSLCRWLSDPPTPVSSS
- a CDS encoding phage holin family protein, with translation MTSSDSSSPQDPPRRGVPLKAASRITGLVASVMDLHVRIALKEADREKRRLIGGVVLLMAGLSALLMAWLAADVALLIWLHQSRGWSWIQAALGLMGINLLLSALFLRIGGLMTKGPYLPETLAGLTKTTRALVGR
- a CDS encoding class I SAM-dependent RNA methyltransferase yields the protein MTEAWHRQTNRRRGVIQGIAVLPQGLEEIGAEELVNLGAKQVQPLRRAAAFEADMACLYRLHLQCRYPFRFLREVARFPCHDRESLYFGIQNALEWERWLHPSMSFRVDVSGSNPGLSHSHYTALQVKNAVVDLQRNLWGERSSIDLDEPDLSLHVHLSRQEARLSLDGSGGSLHRRGYRSAMGLAPLKENLAAGLVRLSGWDGSIPLVDPLCGSGTLLIEAASWALSQAPGLHRSFALEGWADFNAELWEEEQRRAQAREQPTRTLPILLGCEQNPDVVEQARHNVQAAGLSGAITIQAGDFRALELPSGPGVLVCNPPYGERIGERDELEQLYSDLGAMVKERCSGWSLWLLSGNPELTGALRMKASRRVPVSNGGIDCRWLHYEIR